One genomic window of Halolamina sediminis includes the following:
- a CDS encoding HVO_0416 family zinc finger protein yields MATSEQHSADELFDEFLEDRGHDTRGWEESYNKKQCPDCGGLHESNAVECSVCGWRP; encoded by the coding sequence ATGGCGACGTCAGAGCAGCACTCCGCCGACGAACTGTTCGACGAGTTCCTCGAAGATCGCGGGCACGACACACGGGGATGGGAGGAGTCCTATAACAAGAAACAGTGTCCGGACTGCGGCGGCCTTCACGAGTCCAACGCGGTGGAGTGTTCGGTCTGTGGCTGGCGCCCCTGA
- a CDS encoding ArsR/SmtB family transcription factor, protein MDSAVLLNLLGNENRRRILRLLSHKSCYVTEISEYLGVSPKAVIDHLRKLEEAGLVESHTDDQRRKYFHIARAVRLEVSVSPHSFGAKSAYPASRGLDMTGRCSHLDIDIDDRPEGDGLEGLAKEFDRLQSLERELSLAQRWVDGRLNEVLDRLNGHIGAEADSRFYAAVLSAVVTTDGSLRAIAEAVDADTAAVEDGLEQLTERGLLREVDEAGEWELA, encoded by the coding sequence ATGGACTCGGCGGTACTGCTGAACCTCCTGGGCAACGAGAACCGCCGGCGCATCCTGCGGTTGCTCTCGCATAAGTCCTGTTACGTCACGGAGATCAGCGAGTACCTCGGCGTGAGCCCGAAAGCCGTCATCGACCACCTGCGGAAGCTGGAGGAGGCCGGGCTGGTCGAGAGCCACACCGACGACCAGCGGCGGAAGTACTTCCACATCGCCCGCGCGGTCCGGCTGGAGGTGAGCGTCTCGCCGCACAGCTTCGGCGCCAAGAGCGCCTACCCCGCCAGCCGCGGCCTCGACATGACCGGTCGCTGCTCGCATCTGGATATCGACATCGACGACCGGCCCGAGGGCGACGGGCTGGAGGGGCTAGCCAAGGAGTTCGATCGCCTCCAGAGCCTCGAACGCGAGCTCTCGCTGGCCCAGCGCTGGGTCGACGGCCGGCTGAACGAGGTGCTCGACCGGCTCAACGGTCACATCGGCGCCGAGGCGGACTCGCGGTTCTACGCCGCGGTGCTGTCGGCGGTCGTCACGACCGACGGGTCGCTCCGGGCGATCGCGGAGGCGGTCGACGCCGACACGGCCGCCGTCGAGGACGGGCTGGAGCAGCTGACCGAACGCGGGCTGCTGCGGGAGGTCGACGAAGCGGGCGAGTGGGAGTTGGCTTAG
- a CDS encoding UvrD-helicase domain-containing protein yields MTETDAHVTRLFGGPGSGKTTALLDRVEGLLEDEDVTVRDVLVVSYTRAAAAEIRERLAERLDTSPRALQGNVCTMHAKAYELLDLSRGDVVGESDKEEFCEEYGVEYEDEKSGAGRRTARSTTLGNKVIATSQWLQRTDRDVADWYDVPFKWDVEEVRLPPDIDPNAQEGNKYTPTWPSDDDRLDVPEAIRGWRNYKGENSVIGFADMLERVAQRSLQPNVDYLIIDEFQDITTLQSKVYEEWKPHLEKALIAGDDDQVVYAWQGADPDLLLDEDVDEDVVLPNSYRLPSRVLNVVNKEIRHIDKRQEKDLRPRKEGGAVEAAESPSMLELVRNVRHTIEQENAREDGDGSVMLLFRARYQMFDFVDEFIDEGMPFSSLTDQRLWTDRLTDYVRAIEAVDAGERLTALQARRLADILQESAFGSGDRDDLYDLIDEVEEQSAEDDLAEIPVAPDAVEDAVPFMPGPRSAADMARKITSFQRKSMKAYFEGDYRKMDPDRVRVGTIHSAKGREADHVFVATDLTEKVVEQMAAQADQQGLETPGEEEFTKTTDPVPVLTDNERRVFYVGMSRARERLVLMENLVTGAPTLPISVVLFNELRDEPPSELIDEVQESLEAPEPEP; encoded by the coding sequence ATGACCGAGACGGACGCGCACGTCACACGCCTGTTCGGCGGCCCCGGGAGCGGGAAGACGACGGCCCTCCTCGATCGGGTCGAGGGGCTGTTGGAGGACGAGGACGTCACCGTTCGGGACGTTCTCGTGGTCTCTTACACCCGTGCGGCCGCCGCGGAGATCCGCGAGCGCTTGGCCGAACGGCTCGACACGTCGCCGCGGGCGCTGCAGGGGAACGTCTGTACGATGCACGCGAAGGCGTACGAACTGCTCGACCTCTCGCGGGGCGACGTGGTCGGCGAGAGCGACAAGGAGGAGTTCTGTGAGGAGTACGGCGTCGAGTACGAGGACGAGAAATCGGGCGCCGGCCGGCGGACCGCCCGGTCGACGACGCTGGGTAACAAGGTGATCGCAACCTCCCAGTGGCTCCAGCGTACCGACCGCGACGTCGCGGACTGGTACGACGTGCCGTTCAAGTGGGATGTGGAGGAGGTCCGCCTCCCGCCGGACATCGACCCCAACGCACAGGAGGGAAACAAGTACACGCCGACGTGGCCCTCGGACGACGACCGCCTCGACGTGCCCGAGGCGATCCGCGGCTGGCGCAACTACAAGGGCGAGAACAGCGTCATCGGCTTCGCCGACATGCTCGAACGCGTCGCCCAGCGCTCGCTCCAGCCCAACGTCGACTACCTGATCATCGACGAGTTCCAGGACATCACGACGCTACAGTCCAAGGTGTACGAGGAGTGGAAACCCCACCTGGAGAAGGCGCTGATCGCCGGCGACGACGACCAGGTCGTGTACGCGTGGCAGGGCGCCGACCCCGACCTGCTGCTCGACGAGGACGTCGACGAGGACGTGGTGCTCCCCAACTCCTACCGCCTCCCCTCCCGCGTGCTCAACGTCGTCAACAAAGAGATCCGCCACATCGACAAGCGACAGGAGAAGGATCTCCGACCGCGGAAGGAGGGCGGCGCCGTGGAGGCTGCGGAGTCGCCGTCGATGCTCGAACTCGTCCGGAACGTCCGGCACACGATCGAGCAGGAGAACGCCCGCGAGGACGGCGACGGGAGCGTGATGCTGCTGTTCCGGGCCCGCTACCAGATGTTCGACTTCGTCGACGAGTTCATCGACGAGGGGATGCCCTTCTCCTCGCTGACCGACCAGCGGCTCTGGACCGACCGGCTGACCGACTACGTGCGGGCGATCGAGGCCGTCGACGCCGGCGAACGTCTCACCGCGCTCCAGGCTCGCCGGCTGGCGGATATACTCCAGGAGTCTGCCTTCGGCAGCGGCGACCGCGACGACCTCTACGACCTCATCGACGAGGTCGAGGAGCAGTCCGCGGAGGACGACCTCGCGGAGATCCCGGTCGCGCCCGACGCCGTCGAGGACGCGGTGCCGTTCATGCCCGGTCCGCGAAGCGCCGCGGACATGGCCCGGAAGATCACTTCGTTCCAGCGCAAGTCGATGAAGGCGTACTTCGAGGGCGACTACCGGAAGATGGACCCCGACCGCGTCCGCGTCGGCACGATCCACTCCGCGAAGGGCCGCGAGGCCGACCACGTGTTCGTCGCGACCGACCTCACCGAGAAGGTGGTCGAGCAGATGGCCGCCCAGGCCGACCAGCAGGGGCTCGAAACGCCGGGTGAGGAGGAGTTCACCAAGACGACTGACCCCGTACCGGTCCTCACTGACAACGAGCGCCGCGTGTTCTACGTCGGGATGTCCCGGGCACGCGAGCGGCTCGTCCTGATGGAGAACCTCGTCACCGGCGCGCCGACGCTGCCGATCAGCGTGGTGCTGTTCAACGAGCTCAGAGACGAGCCGCCGTCGGAGCTGATCGACGAGGTACAGGAGTCCCTGGAGGCGCCCGAACCGGAGCCGTGA
- a CDS encoding alkaline phosphatase family protein, with protein sequence MGLFDRLRGEGDPRVVFLGIDGVPFSLLDDHPDEFPNFAALAEEGSAGPIDSIVPPESSACWPSLTTGVNPGETGVYGFQDREIGTYDTYVPMGRDVQATRLWDRVANDGRDATVLNVPVTFPPQRNVQRMVSGFLSPSVEKAAYPDELAEYLQSIDYKIDADVKQGHDDKSAFMDDAHATLDKRYEAFKHYLDQDDWDLFFGVFMTTDRVNHFLFEDYERDGPEKEAFMEFYRQVDEYIGKIREDLPDDATLVVASDHGFTSLDYEVHLNEWLEQEGWLSYQDDDHDELGDLADDTRAYSLIPGRFYINLEDREPRGSVPEEEYDEVRDELKAELEALEGPDGQKVCERVVEKEQAFRGDHDDIAPDLVAIPNHGFDLKAGFTGGTDVFADGPRNGMHSFDNASLFIDTPDADIEDSDLLDIAPTILDLMQLDFTRTEFDGASLVRS encoded by the coding sequence ATGGGACTGTTCGACCGACTCCGGGGCGAGGGCGATCCCCGGGTCGTCTTTCTCGGTATCGACGGCGTACCGTTCAGTCTGCTGGACGACCACCCCGACGAGTTCCCGAACTTCGCCGCGCTCGCCGAGGAGGGGAGCGCCGGTCCGATCGACAGCATCGTCCCGCCAGAGTCGAGCGCCTGCTGGCCGTCGCTCACGACGGGCGTCAATCCCGGCGAGACCGGCGTCTACGGCTTCCAAGACCGCGAGATCGGCACGTACGACACGTACGTCCCGATGGGCCGAGACGTGCAGGCGACGCGGCTCTGGGACCGCGTCGCCAACGACGGCCGCGACGCGACGGTGCTGAACGTCCCCGTGACGTTCCCGCCCCAGCGCAACGTCCAGCGCATGGTGTCGGGCTTTCTCTCGCCCTCGGTCGAGAAGGCCGCCTACCCCGACGAGCTCGCGGAGTACCTCCAGTCGATCGACTACAAGATCGACGCCGACGTGAAGCAGGGCCACGACGACAAGTCGGCGTTCATGGACGACGCCCACGCGACGCTCGATAAGCGCTACGAGGCGTTCAAACACTACCTCGATCAAGACGACTGGGACCTGTTCTTCGGCGTGTTCATGACGACCGACCGGGTGAACCACTTCCTGTTCGAGGACTACGAGCGCGACGGGCCCGAGAAGGAGGCGTTCATGGAGTTCTACCGGCAGGTCGACGAGTACATCGGGAAGATCCGCGAGGACCTCCCCGACGACGCCACGCTGGTCGTCGCCTCCGACCACGGGTTCACCAGCCTCGACTACGAGGTCCACCTCAACGAGTGGCTGGAGCAGGAGGGCTGGCTCTCCTACCAGGACGACGACCACGACGAGCTCGGTGATCTCGCCGACGACACGCGGGCGTACTCGCTGATCCCGGGCCGGTTCTACATCAACCTCGAGGACCGCGAGCCCCGCGGGAGCGTCCCCGAGGAAGAGTACGACGAGGTCCGCGACGAGCTCAAGGCAGAACTCGAAGCGCTCGAAGGGCCCGACGGGCAGAAAGTCTGTGAGCGCGTCGTCGAGAAGGAGCAGGCGTTCCGCGGCGACCACGACGACATCGCGCCGGATCTGGTGGCCATCCCCAACCACGGGTTCGACCTCAAGGCCGGCTTCACCGGCGGCACCGACGTGTTCGCCGACGGCCCCCGGAACGGGATGCACAGCTTCGACAACGCCTCGTTGTTCATCGACACGCCCGATGCGGACATCGAGGACAGCGACCTGCTCGACATCGCGCCGACGATCCTCGACCTGATGCAGCTCGACTTCACCCGGACGGAGTTCGACGGCGCGAGTCTCGTTCGGAGCTGA